The window GGCCCCCCACGCGGACCGTGTTCCCGTCGGGCAGCTTGTACTCGCGCAGCACCTCCTCCGGCCGGCGGCCCGGCTCCTTCTCCGGCTCCAGGGCCACGTAGCACAGCTTCTCCTTGATGTCGCCCACCAGCGCCTTGTCCAGCACGCAGGGGAAAGCACGCCCGCTGGCCAGGAGCAGCCGCATCAGCTGGTCTGTGACGTCCCTCCCGGCCACGTAGAGCTTCGTGACTGCGTGGGGCAGGGAGTAGCCCTCGAAGATGGGGACGGTGCACGTGACGCCATCGCCGCTGTCCACCAGCAGGCCGGTGACACAGGCGGAGGCGTACAGGGCCAGCACAGCCTGGTCCGACAAGTAGAAGGCGGGCACCCCAAAGGTCTCGAACATCACCTCTGCCATCTTCTCCCGGTTCTCCCGGGGGTTCAGGGAAGGCTCGGTCATAAGCACGGGCCGGTCACAGGGCTTCACCCCCAGCTCCCACTCAAACAGATGCATCCAGAGCCTCTCCATGTCCTCCCACCCCACGACCAGCCCACGCTCGATGGGGTAGTGCAAGCTCAGGCTCTCGCTCTTGTAGAGGGCCTCTTCCCCCACAAAGCACTTCTGGTCGGCTCCTGATGCCGGCGTCTTGAATTTCGGATGCCCCACGATGGAGCTGACGACATGCCGGGGCCCAATCTCGCCAGACAGGCCTGCTTTGCAGAGTCCAGACCCGTTGTCAAAAATCACGGCCGGAGAATCCAGCACAAGCGGGCTGAACATGCCGGCAGCGCCCTCCTCCAAACGCTGCCCACACAGGGACAGCCTTCCTGGCCCACTTTGTGACAGAGGCGCCTCTGGAAGTTTGAAGGGTGCAGGGTTCCACGGCTCTCAGGGCGCCCCCCAGGCAGGCCTAGCAGGTTGTCCCGGGCCCCC of the Tamandua tetradactyla isolate mTamTet1 chromosome 2, mTamTet1.pri, whole genome shotgun sequence genome contains:
- the ACTRT2 gene encoding actin-related protein T2; the encoded protein is MFSPLVLDSPAVIFDNGSGLCKAGLSGEIGPRHVVSSIVGHPKFKTPASGADQKCFVGEEALYKSESLSLHYPIERGLVVGWEDMERLWMHLFEWELGVKPCDRPVLMTEPSLNPRENREKMAEVMFETFGVPAFYLSDQAVLALYASACVTGLLVDSGDGVTCTVPIFEGYSLPHAVTKLYVAGRDVTDQLMRLLLASGRAFPCVLDKALVGDIKEKLCYVALEPEKEPGRRPEEVLREYKLPDGNTVRVGGQLYQAPEVLFAPDQLGVQNPGLSKMVSSSIAKCDADIQKTLYREIVLSGGSTLFPGLDDRLLRELEELASEGTPIKITAPPDRWFSTWIGASIVTSLSSFKQMWVTHADFKEFGASVVQRRCF